Part of the Streptomyces sp. NBC_01264 genome, GACCGCTGACCGCCGCCTGCCGGGGCATGCGGTCAGGCCTGCGTCACGCCTGACCGGTCGGACGCAGTTCGCGTTCGAGGGCGGACAGGGCGAAGGCGTGCGGGGAGGTGTGCTGCCAGCGGGTCCGTCCGAACATCACGTCCTCGGAGATACCACTCAGCATGGCCACGGCCCTGATGGTGAACTCGGCAACGTCCACCTCGGCGAAGTGTCCCAGGTCCCTGCCCTCACGAACGATGGCCCCCAGTCGCTCGTCCCAGCCGTCCAGCAGCGCGGTGAGGACGTGCCGGCCCGCTTCGTCGTGGCGCTGGGCCAGAACCTGCGTCCACAGTGCGTAGCGTTCGTCACCCTGGTGGCGGGGCAGGTAGGAGCGGACGAACAGGTCCAGCTTCTCCGCAGGGGATACGGCCTGGTCACAGGCCTCCTGGAACCGGTCCCAGAGATCCGCTTGGCTCCATGCGAGGACTTCGAGCAGGAGACGGTCCTTCTTGCCGAAGTGGTAGAGGATGTGCCCGGTGCTCATGCCGGCCCGCTCGGCGATGTCCGACATCCGCAGGGCCGCGGTGCCCTTCTCGGCGATGACACTGATGGCGGCCCGCATCGCCCGCCCCCGCGCCTCGTCCCCGCTGGGCTGACGCTTCCTGTCGACCGGGGCAGTGGCGGCCGGCCGGGAAGCGGCACCGGCGTCGGTCCCCGCCCCCTTCACACCCTCGGGCAGGACAGAGTGCTGCGGCCGCGCGGGCCCGGTCTCTGACGTCGGCATGATCTGGCTCACCTCGGTTCCAGGAATCTAGATCTCTACTCTAGACTGAAAATCTAGTCAGGGCGGCAGGGTGGGCCGATTCTCGCTCGACCGGCCGCCCGATGCGCCGGACGCTCGCCCGTCCGTCCGACCCGATCACCCAGGAGGCAGCCGTATGACGCGCGGATTCGATGTTGTGGAGACCTGTATCGCCGATCTGCGTGAGGCGCTGGAGAAGGGCGAGACCACCGCGGTCGGCCTGCTCGACGCCTACCTCGCGCGGATCGAGGCGTACGACCGGCCCGGTACGGCCACCGCTCTCAACGCGATGGTCGTGATGAACCCGGACGCCCGGGCAGATGCTGCGGCCTCCGACGCACGCCGCGCGCGGGGCGAGACGCTCGGCCCGCTGGACGGCATCCCGTACACCGCGAAGGACAGCTACCTCGCGAAGGGCCTGACGGCCGCCTCCGGCTCCCCCGCCTTCGAGCACCTCGTCGCCCAGCACGACGCCTTCGCCATCGAGCGCCTGCGCGCGGGCGGAGCCGTCCTCATCGGCCTGACCAACATGCCGCCGATGGCGAACGGCGGCATGCAGCGCGGCGTGTACGGCCGCGCGGAAAGCCCGTACAGCGCCGACTGGCTCACCAGCGCCTACGGCTCCGGCTCCTCCAACGGCTCCGGCACCGCGACAGCGGCGTCCTTCGGCGCGTTCGGCCTCGGCGAGGAGACCTGGTCCTCGGGCCGCGCCCCCGCCTCGAACAACGCGCTGTGCGCCTACACGCCCAGCCGCGGCGTGATCTCGGTCCGCGGCAACTGGCCCCTCGTACCGACCATGGACGTCGTCGTCCCGCACACCCGCACCATGGCCGACCTGCTCGAACTGCTCGACGTCATCGTGGCCGACGACCCGCAGACCCGCGGTGACCTCTGGCGCGCACAGCCCTGGGTCGCGGTTCCCCCGGCATCACAGGTTCGGCCCACCTCGTACCCGGCCCTCGCGCCCGCCGGCGCCCAGGCCGCGTCCGACGCGCTCTCCGGCAAGCGTGTCGGTGTGCCCGCGATGTACATCAACGCCGACCCCGACGCGGGAACCAACCCCGACGGAGGCATCGGCGGCCAGACCGGGCAGCGCGTCGACACGCGTCCCTCGGTCATCGCGCTGTGGGAGGCCGCCCGCCGCGACCTGGAGGCCGCCGGCGCCGAGGTGGTCGAGGTCGACTTCCCCGTCGTGTCGAACTACGAGTCCGACCGCCCCGGCGCGCCCTCGCTGCTCACCCGCGGACTGGTCAGCCGCGAGTTCCTCACCTTCGAGATCGAGGACCTGTCCGCCTGGGCGTGGGACGACTTCCTGCAGGCCAACGGCGACCCGGCGCTCTCCACCCTGGCCGAGGTCGACGCCACCCGGATCTGGCCCAAGCAAAATGGCGAACTGCCCGACCGCTACGAGGGCTTCGACGACACCATCGGCGACTACCCGCGCTTCGTGCGCGAGCGCCCGTACGCCTCCCTCACCGACATGCCGCACCTCGAACAGGGACTGCGCGGGCTCGAAGAGACGCGCCGGGTCGACCTGGAACTGTGGATGGACGGACTGGGTCTGGACGCGGTCGTCTTCCCCGCCGTCGCGGACGTCGGCCCCGCCGACATGGACGTCTCCGTGGCCTCCGCCGACCTCGGCTGGCGCAACGGCGCCTGGGTCGCCAACGGCAACCTGGTCCCCCGCCACCTCGGCATCCCGACCGTGACCGTACCCATGGGCGCCATGGCGGACACCGGCATGCCCGTCGGACTGACCTTCGCAGGCCGCGCCTACGACGACAACACCCTGCTGACCCTCGCCGCGGCCTTCGAGAAGACCGGCAGCCGACGCACGGAACCGCCCCGTACGCCGCGACTGTCGGCGGAGTGACCTGACAAGGAGGGGTGCACCGCCGGGGATCCGTCCCTTGCGGGCCCCCCTCCGTGGGCCCCCCTCCGGCTCGTCGCGTGACGTTGGGATCCCCGGCGGTGGAACGAGCAGGAACCTACTGGTCGTCATGACGCCGGCGGCCCTGCCCAGCCTGATGGTCGTGCCGTCCTGACGGCGGCACGGTGCATTGCGTCAGGACTCCGTGAACGGGGCGTCAGGAACCGTCCCTTCGGTCTGCGGCGCGTCGAGGCGGAAGCGCAGCCGGCAGATCGCGGCGTCGGTGTCGCGGCGGACGGCGTGGGCGACGACGGATCCGCGCTGGTTCTGGAGGATCCGCTGCCACAGGTGGGCGGGTTCGGTCTCCGGGATGAGCACGGTGACCTGGGCGTCCGGGTGGGTCCGGGCGAGCTTGCGGACGTACGCCGATATCGGACGGCCCAACGCGCGCTTCTCCGAGGCGAGTTCGATGAGTTCCACGCCGGGGTTCCACAGCTCCCAGTCCCGACGGAGGGCGTCGGCCGACTGCCGGTCCTCCTCCGTGCGGTGGGTGACGGTGACCGCCAGGACTTCGTCGCCGAGCGAACGGGCCGCGGTGAGGGCCTGGCAGGTCAGGCGGGACAGCCCCGAGACGGGAACCACGACCAGCGAGTGTGCCCGGTGCGGCGGCTGCGGGACACGGCCCAGTTCGAGGCGTTCGCCGATCTCGGCGTAGGCCCGGTGGACCTTCTCGAAGCCGAGGACGATCAGCGGGAGGGCCAGGACGATCAGCCAGGCGCCCTCGGTGAACTTGGTGGCGGTGACGACCATCGCGGAAACGCCGGTCAGAAGG contains:
- a CDS encoding TetR/AcrR family transcriptional regulator, producing MPTSETGPARPQHSVLPEGVKGAGTDAGAASRPAATAPVDRKRQPSGDEARGRAMRAAISVIAEKGTAALRMSDIAERAGMSTGHILYHFGKKDRLLLEVLAWSQADLWDRFQEACDQAVSPAEKLDLFVRSYLPRHQGDERYALWTQVLAQRHDEAGRHVLTALLDGWDERLGAIVREGRDLGHFAEVDVAEFTIRAVAMLSGISEDVMFGRTRWQHTSPHAFALSALERELRPTGQA
- a CDS encoding amidase, producing MTRGFDVVETCIADLREALEKGETTAVGLLDAYLARIEAYDRPGTATALNAMVVMNPDARADAAASDARRARGETLGPLDGIPYTAKDSYLAKGLTAASGSPAFEHLVAQHDAFAIERLRAGGAVLIGLTNMPPMANGGMQRGVYGRAESPYSADWLTSAYGSGSSNGSGTATAASFGAFGLGEETWSSGRAPASNNALCAYTPSRGVISVRGNWPLVPTMDVVVPHTRTMADLLELLDVIVADDPQTRGDLWRAQPWVAVPPASQVRPTSYPALAPAGAQAASDALSGKRVGVPAMYINADPDAGTNPDGGIGGQTGQRVDTRPSVIALWEAARRDLEAAGAEVVEVDFPVVSNYESDRPGAPSLLTRGLVSREFLTFEIEDLSAWAWDDFLQANGDPALSTLAEVDATRIWPKQNGELPDRYEGFDDTIGDYPRFVRERPYASLTDMPHLEQGLRGLEETRRVDLELWMDGLGLDAVVFPAVADVGPADMDVSVASADLGWRNGAWVANGNLVPRHLGIPTVTVPMGAMADTGMPVGLTFAGRAYDDNTLLTLAAAFEKTGSRRTEPPRTPRLSAE